The genomic window acatgagtcgaaaaaaaatcgtacacaaataattattcttacaataatgacagtcatacaataattataagataattacaaactctttcaacagtcatacaataatgacatatctttattcatacaaaaatcataaaatattacaccaaataattcttatttactatttctaaagttttaaactaattttaatgtgttttacttcttttaattttcattttagtttgttttctattatttaagattaactttcactatattttccttctcaactattttataaaaccttctttagcaaataaactaaatttctatatattctttcttccccacacaaattttctctctcatcaacttacaactaaattttggagacaaaaaagtgtgcaaaacatagctccaaatgtaatatgacaaaaaaaacattggaggatgaagttgcaaaccttttaggcgcCTCCGATTTagatgtaatcaccaaaataaattcactagaaattttggcatgacctcccctcttttttgaagaaattttgaagcttgctcgggcagctggaggatgaagaagacatatatataggggtgggactttagtcccgattggtgttactaaccggggctaaagatccccgagatttttagtctcggttagtaacaccaaccgggactaaagttacgatctttagtcccggttggtgttaccagccaggactaaagatccccggggggcctgacaggccctgacaacatttgaaccgggactaaagatcaccaaccgggactaaagatcaaatatgcccgtaaccctttttaaccgggactaaagatcatctttagccccggtttttattgcatccgggactattgtggaattcgaccgaccgacgaaagatggtttctccaccagtgaatgtcggataaatatgaaaacatagtatgtgatacaatcatctctatgattgcctctagggcatatcactaataATATATGATAGTATTATCCCCTTCACATCAAATGCTCTTCAATTACCCTCATCATATTATCAACCACAATGCTATAGGCCTTTTCAGTGGGATGGAAGCCATCCCAGTAAATATAATCAAGGACATTTGGGCATGCAGTGTGATATGCAATAAATATGCTAGCATCGAGCAAGGTACTACCACAGCATCCCTCAGCTGCAACCTTGAAACCTGTATAATGGAAAATTTCAGATCGGCGTCAGTATAAAAATGTTCGTACAGACCACCTCCCAGAATTAATAATTAGTAGTTGAATGCGACACGCTCATGCAGATCATCAATTATCATTCGGAAATTTATATCATATCCATTCACCACATACTTTTCCggttgctcaacatgtaatatTTTAACACTCCATAATAATTATGTATgtaattatttgtttttgtgCGAAACAGTTAATCTCTCTCTTATTTTAATATGTAATTTAACGTACCATAAAGAGCTGGTTTTTGGGCAAGTTCTAGCAGATAGCGGTAGAAATCCATATAAGCCAATTTGAGCCCATAAATGTTCAGTTCTGCATTTAGTCGAGCTATCTCCATTTTCATTTTAGAATTAAATAGCTCTGACGCTTGGTTTCGTTCTGGATCACATTTTTCTGAAGGATGTCCTCCGAGGATTATTTGTGAAGGGCTACAACCAACTGGAGGAATTCCAAAAAATCCAATCCTCTTAGCACCCATTTGATTCAGTTGCTGTATAATATGCAAACAAGTATAATGTTACATTACATATTCAAACTCAGATGCATAAAACAATTTAGAATGGAAAAGGACTACTcaatccatcccaaaatatatcattttttagCATTCACTGTCTTGGAATACAGTGACCTGCCCACCTACTTTCCTACGCCTAACTCCACAACTTCTTAAATTTTAGGACTAATGGAGTATTCACTGTAAATCTAAATCAGCAACTACAACCAAGAAATTCCAATCAGATGTACACAAAGCGTGATTTATCTTGGAAACGTTCAAATATTCAATATATGTAAATTGTCTCAAAAAATCATGCATTTCATGGGACCATACTTCTTACCAATGTGAAGTTGACTGCTAAAGATACAAGGAAGTCCACATAAGAACCAAGGTCATACTGATGCTGTTTAAAAGGAATTAAGAAGTAATTGTTTGCAAGGTCATTTCCCCCCATTGAGGTAAAGTAGACGGCTTCTGCGACAACTTGTGTCATATCCTCTTCTCCAACCAATGATTTTAGTTTCTCCTTATATTCCTCGAATAATTGAAGCTGCTGACTACTTGATATCGCGGTCTGAAAATCAGAAATACGTCTGAAGTAATATTAGCTGTAtatgcgtgtgtgtgtgtgtgtgtgtcttaCACTGTAATCTTACTTTACAGTGCAAATTGAAACTGGATAATAATTAGAGAGCAGTTTGTATTGAGACATAAGTTCTAAGAAGTAAAATTGTACCATTATTTTAGAAGTGAGAGGGTCATATCCACTGCCCCCAGAAGCAAATGCTACCCCACTGAGTAGATCATCAAGTTGAAGACCATCGCCGAGATAAGGAGGAATTAGCTCCTTAACACCCAATTTTGAAGCTGTTCGAAATAATCTTAATTATAATAAACCAGATATTCATACGGAGTTACCATGTTATTCAATCAATTAATAATATCAGTAAATAagttcagataaaaaaaaactcatcaaaacttgatttttcatGGTAAAATGGACAAGATACACAAATTTACATATCCCAAAGTGAACTGTTTTTGAAATCCTAATAGAATTCTTGATACACAAATACAAATTCTTGTTCGGGTTGCAAACTACTCTCTCTGAGAGTTCCAAATCTTCTTACATTAGATTAGTGTTTGCAAGTACAGTATACATGTTTGATAAAAACATAACAAAGATTGGTCTCAACTATTCCCTCTGTCTCATACTATAAGtcatttttgattttttttaagtcaaattgactaataagtttatagaaaaaacaataatatctataaCACCAATTTAATACCATTGAATCTAAcattggatatattttgataatattttttttatagacttAGTCAAACCTAGAGAAATTTGActttaagaaaaattaaaacatcatGTAAACCTTACCATTATGCCCAAGTAAATGGAGATACCAGAAACAAAATTGGTACAGTAATTTTATATAGAGCTTGGTGGCAGATGGCAAGGACAAGGCATGATGGGTCAAATTATGTTATTGTGTGGATGGAGGAGTTTGAGTTATCACAGCACGTATGCATAATTATGGTTTGTACATACATCACTCCTTTATTTTTACAAACAGCCTAAAATAAGACccatatttaaaaagtttagcGGTGTCTGGTAAACGCCCGTATGCGAAAATCGTAAAATATGACCCATACAAAAAAAGTTTTAGCCGGTGTGTTCCATAAAAGTCCAgctataaaaattgatttttctagaCATGCCACCATCTCCGCCACCTTTCTTCATATTGGCCTTTCTTAAGAGCTTCTCCTCACTATCTCATGCTATCTTATCTTATCTCTCGTTCTCACTCACTCCCTCTCGTTCTGTCTGGTGTAGTGGTTAGCTACATAACTCTGAGGTGACGGCGGCTGGGTCGGAGCTTTGCTGCGATGCTCCTTTCCTCTTAGCCTCTAGTTCTCACTCACTCCCTCCCGTTCTCTCCGATGCGGTGGTCAGCGATGGAAggtggcggagatggcggccgGGGCAGAGGTTGGCGGCAATGGTGGCTTGAGTGGTGGTTAGTGGCAACGGCAGAGGTCGGCCATGACACTCCCTCTCCAATGGCTATGACATGAGGGGCGAGGCACAGCGGATCCATCGGTGGCTAGCCTAGAGACGACAGATCCAACGGCTACAGCCCTAGCCAGGGCGTGTCCGGTGATAGCCTCTCCCGTCCATCGCTTCTCCGCCGTCTCCATCAGGAGGGGCGGACCCAGAGGTAGTGGCAACCTCTCCACAACATGACTTCTCCTAGTTCTCTTGCACGgatccggtggtggcggcgatgcgAGGGGCTTAACCTGATGTGGCGGGGCCCTCTTCCCTCCATTGCTTCTCTGTCTCCCCCGTGGACGGATCTGGTGGCCCCGGTGATGGGAACGTAGGATCCGATGACGGTGGCTACAAAGATGGAGAACTGCAGCAAAGACGGCAGATTCACCGACTACCGGTGGTGATGGGATCAAATCGAGCTAGGGTTTTTGGAAATTTTgtgtttttgaattttaattttttcgcCAAAAACATTTCATAGGATGGCGGCTTTACGTGCCCGCGTGCAAAATACTTCTTCACATGGGGTTGTTATACCGGCAAAATCTAGATTTCCACATACACCATGCTCCAGGCGATTGAGCAGTCGTCTGGCTAGTGGCTGCAGACTGACTTCGGCCGTTTGAAAAAAGGGTCAATTATAAATTTACCACtattttgaatcgttattgcaaaactgccactaaaaaaatgcaaaaatgcCACTGGAAttgtcattcgagtggcatccttacaaaattgaaaaaacggTGGCAAATTTGCTTGAAAAAAAGTGCTCTGTAGCACTGGGTGGCCCCCCGACCTGCTCAATCTACCTGGGTGTTTTCTCCACCAATAGAGTAGGCATCTGATCGttgttcttaaatttttttgtgtaTACATACTTGTGTGTTTATTCATGGAATTTATTGACAACGGGAAGTGAGCGTACATTTCTCTGACAAGGAAGATAAGTGCCGGTTTTTGCGGCTGGTGCGTGCCCCTGTGGTCTTTTGTGTGGGTGGgaaaagtattttaagtgtCGGTTTTAGCTGTTCCGGTATCTATGATGTCGTCTCTATGTGTCTTTCTATAGTAGCGCATTTCAATTACTTAATTCAATAATTGTGAAATTTAGAAGTTATAAGTTCAGTTACACTCGGTTTGATGTcttgaattaaaataaaataaaaactacaGAGTCCATTTAATGATAATAGGATTTAATGAATTCTCTCTCACGTTTTTTTCCCCATAAGAAAATGCTATATAAATCCATATTGATATCATGGGCTTGAGATTTTGGATGAGAATTAACTAGCGTATCCAACTAGGGTAACGTTCTTAAGAGCTAACTGAACTTAATTAGATACTCCTCGTTTTCTATTttctaaacggtgtgtttcataaaaaataagttattaatcgtgaaaaaaataaaaaaatctattttctaaatttttaataattaatattaaactAATCATATGTTAATCGTATTTCTGGTTTTGCGTGCAGCTGATCACCCACAACCTATATGCAAAAAAAGCGCCCTAATTTCACCATAATTTTCTATGCTAACATAGGACAATTCCATATTTGATCGATCAACGAGTCACCATATGAGCATGAGGGAAATATTCGCCCTAAATTATCTCCAATTCCCTTTCGGAAGGGAATAAGGGAACAAGCCCTAGAGAAGAACTAAAGTCAGCTAGGATGCTTAATCATTTATTAATACGCTCGAGCGATGAGCCGCTGCGTATCTTTTTCATTAAGACTTAATTTATATATAGGTGACAATACtacaacagaaaaaacaaacacAACAAAAACACGCACAGAGGTATATATTAATCTCACAGATTGTTTGTGCCACCGAATTAAGTACTTTCACATACCTATCATGTCCCCCATGGCCTTCCCGTTGGAAAACCTGCCTGTGGCCACGCCGCCGGGGAAGTCCTGGCCGTACGGCGGGAAGTTGGCCTTGGACGGCGTCAGgcggttgttgttgttgcctgGATCGACGGTCGAGTCGCCGAAGATGAAGATGGCCGAGATGTTCCGAACCGGACTTGCAAGACAGCTAGCCGGCGGAATCAATATCGTCAGCTCCAGCACCATCACCAGCACCAGCATCGGTCGAACAAAAAGGCAGCATCCATGGCGACTGTTGCTTAGGCACGTCATCGATCATTGATTTTAGCTTGCTTGAGCTTGATGATCTGATCGGTTAGCCTCTCACTGCTGCACTGGTGTGTGCGCCTCTCTGGGGCATGTGCTACCACTCCACTAGGGATCGATGCGCACTAGAGATATATATAAGTACTCCCCttcgttttaaaatgtttgacaccgttgatttttttagcacatatttaattattcgtcttattaaaaaaattttatgaaatatataaaactatatgtgtacatgaaagtatatttaacaatgaatcaaatgatatgaaaagaataaataattacttaaattttttttgaataagatgaatggtcaaacacgtactaaaaagtcaacggtgtcaaatattttaaaatggagggagtatatatagtacttcctccgtcccaaaatgaagcCATTTTTAaggttggcacgggtattaagaaaataggtgaGAATAATTGGaggaagtgtgtgattggttgaaaagagaaagtaggtgaagaataatggttgtgattggttgagaggaggtaGGTGAATAAATAGCTTCGTTTTGAAATAAaacactgtgctagaaatagctatattttgggactcctatattttgggacggaaggagtataggTATAGCCAACACGCTtaggctcccatcggttgccattttacccaaaatggcttatttggcttattagaaaattaaaattaatttataagtaaaacttttgtagatttgttcgtagcgacttaaaagccaacattaacaaaaattatgttaaaagcattccaaaatcaacttcaaaatcaagttcaaaaattcaaattttggcttattctttggctctttaggccaaacgatggggctgttAATTACTTGGACGTGCTGCGACGTGCATGCAGCTGTGTCACGCACGCGTGTCGCAAATAGTAGGATGCGGTTGCTTTGTTTGCATCCCTCGCGTGTCGCATACAAGAAACGGTGAGAAAACTCTCGATATCCTTTCTTTCTATATTTGGTACCCATAGGCATAGCTTGTTCCACAGCTCACCCCACATCATCACTATATATGTATTAACCGTCAGATTTTGAGCAGATGGACCAGATTTTTTCACAATCAAACTAAATCCTGGTCGAATCTTTCCGATCCCTATCTGACTATCGCCCATACGTTCAGCTTTCCATCTCCCTGCCACACATAACAAAAAGTTGAGTAATTAATA from Oryza glaberrima chromosome 6, OglaRS2, whole genome shotgun sequence includes these protein-coding regions:
- the LOC127777935 gene encoding GDSL esterase/lipase At3g14820-like, whose product is MTCLSNSRHGCCLFVRPMLVLVMVLELTILIPPASCLASPVRNISAIFIFGDSTVDPGNNNNRLTPSKANFPPYGQDFPGGVATGRFSNGKAMGDMIASKLGVKELIPPYLGDGLQLDDLLSGVAFASGGSGYDPLTSKIMTAISSSQQLQLFEEYKEKLKSLVGEEDMTQVVAEAVYFTSMGGNDLANNYFLIPFKQHQYDLGSYVDFLVSLAVNFTLQLNQMGAKRIGFFGIPPVGCSPSQIILGGHPSEKCDPERNQASELFNSKMKMEIARLNAELNIYGLKLAYMDFYRYLLELAQKPALYGFKVAAEGCCGSTLLDASIFIAYHTACPNVLDYIYWDGFHPTEKAYSIVVDNMMRVIEEHLM